Within Gammaproteobacteria bacterium, the genomic segment TACCATTCCATCAGAGATTCTTTCACTGGAAGATCTGAAATGTCCTGATATATTTAAAACAATCGCTGACAATGTTCGTGGGTTGGTGCTAGTCACAGGGCCGACAGGTTCAGGTAAATCGACAACGTTGGCGGCGATGGTCGACTACCTGAATAAAAAAGATTACGGACATATATTAACGATTGAAGATCCAATCGAATTTGTTCATCAATCTAAAAAATGTTTAATCAATCAGCGTGAAGTTCATCGTGATACCAAAGGTTTTAGCGAAGCGCTTAGGTCGGCATTGCGTGAAGACCCGGATATTATACTCGTGGGTGAGATGCGAGACCCCGAAACAATTGGTTTGGCATTAACCGCGGCTGAAACAGGGCACCTGGTTTTTGGTACATTGCATACCAGTTCGGCGGCTAAAACAATTGACCGAATTATTGATGTATTTCCAGCCGCTGAAAAAGATATGGTGCGCTCAATGCTCTCTGAATCTTTGCGAGCTGTCATTAGCCAGACTTTATTGAAAAAGACTGGCGGCGGGCGTGTTGCAGCACATGAAATCATGATTGCAACTCCAGCGATACGTAATTTGATTCGTGAAGCTAAAGTTCCGCAAATGTATTCCGCGATTCAAACAGGTCAAGCTGTGGGAATGAAAACACTGGACCAATCACTATTGGAATTGGTAAGTTCTGGCATCATTGGTAAAGCGACTGCACGTACAATGGCCATGAATAAAGATCAGTTTTGAGTGTGAAAATGCATTTGTTAACAGGTGAACGTTGGGATGGTATTTGCTAATGCGTCATCTTATGATTCCTTCGTTAGTTGTGTTTTCTTGTTTGATTGTATTGTTGATTTATTTTGGCATGAAAGCGCAATCGTACGAAGAGTCAAAATATAATAAAGCGATTGCCTTTGTCTGGAAAGTAAAGCAGCATAATACTGAAAGTAATACGATCCCCATTGAGTACTTGGTTGAGTACCAAAAATATAATGAATCACTAAAACAAGATAGAAAAAAGTATCAATCTATAATGTTGATAGCATCTATTTGTTTTATTTTACTGTTTGCCTGTTTTATGTTCATCATGAGTCGTAATTCAGTGGTGTTGTTTAGAGAAAAAGCAAGATCAAAGACGGCTCTATCATCCATTAATGACGGTGTTATCGTAATAAATGAAAGTGGCTTGATTGAGTTTATTAATCCGGCAGCAGAAAAGTTGACAGAACATAAAAATGAAAAAGTTGTCGGGCAGCCTATTGAGCACGTATTTAATCTGGTTAATGAAAAAACGCACCAACCGGTAGAAAATAGTGTCCGCTCTTGTTTACGTAACAGCGAAGTAATATCAGAGGGAGAGCATACCGCATTAGTGACATCAACCAATGAACCTATCGCAATTAAGCATTCAGTGGCTCCCATACTGGATCATAATCAGCAGCTTTCAGGTGCGGTGTTGGTGTTTGAAGATGTGACCATCAGTCGGCGTATGGCGCGTGAGTTGGAGTGGGCGGCGACGCATGATTCGTTGACAGGCTTGGTGAATCGTCGAGAATTTGGAAACCGCATTGTTGAGGCTTTGATTACCGCACAGCTGGATAAACAAAACCATGCATTGCTTTATATGGATCTGGATAAATTTAAAGCAGTGAATGATGCAGGGGGGCATGCGGCGGGTGATGCTTTATTAATTCAGGTGGTGAAAAGTATTCGCAGTGTTTTACGTTCAAGCGATACTTTTGCCCGTTTAGGGGGCGATGAGTTTGCTGTGTTATTGACTTACTGTCCATTAATCAACTCGGTACAGGTTGCGAATAAAATTATCAAAGTTGTTCAAGAGTTGGATTTTGAGTGGAAAGATCAGGGGTTTAATGTTGGGGTCAGTCTTGGTGTGACCGGTATTGATCAATATAGTAAAAGCGACTCTTCAGTGATGAGTCTGGCAGATGATGCTTGTTATATCGCTAAAAATGATGGGCGTAATTGCATACGTGTCATTGAAATTAAGAAAGGCGTTGTGCGCAAACGTTACACTGGCGAGGATGTATTAAAAGCAGACTTTAAACTACATTAGGAAATAATTAGGATGGGTTGTTAATGCGATTTTTAATATGGCCTGTAGTTATTGGTATGGTGACTCTGACTCTGATGTTGTTTCTTCACTCCAGGGTGATATTGAACTTTATAGATGTCAATATGATTGTTTCCGATAGCCTTATTTCTTTAATGGGTCAAAATATACAGACACTATTAACTGGTTTGCCTTCGTATTACGAAGGGTTGGCAAAAGATTCGTTAAAAAGTCATAGTATAATCATCTTGTCGATGATTGTGTTTGTTGTTTTTTTTATTTATTCGTTACTGGCTTTAAGTCGAAATACAGCCTTGTTGTTTCAGGAAAAAGCACGTTCAAAAACGATGCTTGCATCCATTCATGATGGTCTGTTTGTGACTGATGATAAAGGGGTCGTTGAGTTTATTAATCCAGCGGCTGAACGGTTGCTTGAGTGTGAAAAAAGTGAGGTGCTGGGACGACCGATTGAAGAAGTATTCAAGCTGGTATATTCAGGCACACTCACGCCCGTTGATAACGGTGTGCGTCGTTGTTTAAGTGGTGGTGAGTCCTATTCTTTTAAAAGAGGTAACACATCAATAATAACATCCCGTCAAAACCAAATTGATGTTGAATATGAAGCGGCACCAATCAAAGGTCGCAATGATCGTGTGACGGGAGTGGTGATGGTGTTTGAAGATGTAACACATCGCAGGCGCATTACTCGTGAGCTTGAATGGGCCGCGGCACATGATCCATTAACTGGATTGCTTAATCGGCGGGAGTTTGGTAATCGTATTGTGGATGCATTAGTGGCGGTACAGATGGATAAAAAGAATCACACGTTGCTCTGTATGGATCTTGATAGGTTTAAATCAGTTAATGATCAAGGGGGGCATGCTGCAGGTGATGCGCTATTGAAGCGGGTTGTTGAGGAAATTAAAAAGGTGTTGCGCTCGGGCGATGTTTTTTCTCGATTGGGGGGGGATGAATTTGCGGTGTTACTCATGTATTGTCCTATGAATAAGGCGATACACTTGTCACATGAAATTATTGATGCGGTTAAAGCGCTTAATTTTGATTGGCAAGGGCATGTATTTAAAATTGGCGTGAGTATTGGGGTTGTCGAAGTCAATAAAAACAGTAAAAATGACTCTTGTGCATTGAGTTTGGCGGATGAGGCGTGTTACGCCGCAAAAGAAGATGGGAGAAACTGTGTCAGGGCTATTTCTCCAGAAGGTGTGATGCTGAAGTGAGTATACTTCCTGATACATAATATCAAGTTGTTTCGTGAACGTTCCTCAGGGGGAGTAATAATGAAAAATATAATAATATTTGGAATCGTGGTTTTATTTGTTGCTATATCGGGCTGCACTCAGGAGATGCAAAACAAGGTCAGTCGGGCTGTTCAGAATTATACGGGCACGGATGGCGTGCTGGATGTTTATGCAGGTGATAAGCTTGTTAAACGTTTTATTGGAATCGATAAAATTACAACGGCAGTGAGTACCAGTGGTAATACTTCAAGGCCTTATCGCTACGGTTATGGCATTTGGGATAAAAATCAAAACTACCAAAAAGATGTGGGTGAGAAAAAAGTCTATTTTGAGTTCAGTGATTACTCAACAAGTTATATTTTTTATGAAAATCCAGATTAATAATATAATTCATATTTTTATACATGAAAAAATTTCTCTTTATTAACCAGTAACGATCTGTCGAAGAATGCGCCGTAGCGATTTTTATTACGATTTACCTGATGAGTTGATTGCACAATTCCCATTAAAAGAGCGTAGCGCCAGTCGTTTACTTTGTTTGGATGGGGCGCGTGGCAGCACCAATGATCGAATGTTTAAAGATTTACCTTCTTGTTTGAATGAAGGTGATTTGCTGGTATTTAATGACACGCGTGTATTGCGTGCCCGTCTATTGGGTCAGAAATCAACTGGAGGGCGTGTTGAGGTGTTGGTGGAGCGAGTACTGGATGAACATCGGGTTTTAGCTCATGTTCGAGCCAGCAAATCTCCCCGACCAGGAGCACGTTTGATACTGGCTGAGCATGTCAATGTGGACGTGACCGCTCGCTCGGGAGATCTGTTCGAGCTATGCTTTATTGATGGGCCTGTATTAGATGCTTTGGAACAATATGGTCATTTACCCTTGCCGCCTTATATAAAACGTGACAATGATGCTTCTGATGAATCACGCTATCAAACTGTTTATGCGCAAAA encodes:
- a CDS encoding type IV pilus twitching motility protein PilT; protein product: MESLSITELLAFSFKNGASDLHLSAGLPPMIRVDGDVRRVNVPALDHKTVQGLLYDIMNDQQRKLFEEHLETDFSFEVPGLARFRVNVFNHDRGAAGVFRTIPSEILSLEDLKCPDIFKTIADNVRGLVLVTGPTGSGKSTTLAAMVDYLNKKDYGHILTIEDPIEFVHQSKKCLINQREVHRDTKGFSEALRSALREDPDIILVGEMRDPETIGLALTAAETGHLVFGTLHTSSAAKTIDRIIDVFPAAEKDMVRSMLSESLRAVISQTLLKKTGGGRVAAHEIMIATPAIRNLIREAKVPQMYSAIQTGQAVGMKTLDQSLLELVSSGIIGKATARTMAMNKDQF
- a CDS encoding diguanylate cyclase, which codes for MRHLMIPSLVVFSCLIVLLIYFGMKAQSYEESKYNKAIAFVWKVKQHNTESNTIPIEYLVEYQKYNESLKQDRKKYQSIMLIASICFILLFACFMFIMSRNSVVLFREKARSKTALSSINDGVIVINESGLIEFINPAAEKLTEHKNEKVVGQPIEHVFNLVNEKTHQPVENSVRSCLRNSEVISEGEHTALVTSTNEPIAIKHSVAPILDHNQQLSGAVLVFEDVTISRRMARELEWAATHDSLTGLVNRREFGNRIVEALITAQLDKQNHALLYMDLDKFKAVNDAGGHAAGDALLIQVVKSIRSVLRSSDTFARLGGDEFAVLLTYCPLINSVQVANKIIKVVQELDFEWKDQGFNVGVSLGVTGIDQYSKSDSSVMSLADDACYIAKNDGRNCIRVIEIKKGVVRKRYTGEDVLKADFKLH
- a CDS encoding diguanylate cyclase, with amino-acid sequence MRFLIWPVVIGMVTLTLMLFLHSRVILNFIDVNMIVSDSLISLMGQNIQTLLTGLPSYYEGLAKDSLKSHSIIILSMIVFVVFFIYSLLALSRNTALLFQEKARSKTMLASIHDGLFVTDDKGVVEFINPAAERLLECEKSEVLGRPIEEVFKLVYSGTLTPVDNGVRRCLSGGESYSFKRGNTSIITSRQNQIDVEYEAAPIKGRNDRVTGVVMVFEDVTHRRRITRELEWAAAHDPLTGLLNRREFGNRIVDALVAVQMDKKNHTLLCMDLDRFKSVNDQGGHAAGDALLKRVVEEIKKVLRSGDVFSRLGGDEFAVLLMYCPMNKAIHLSHEIIDAVKALNFDWQGHVFKIGVSIGVVEVNKNSKNDSCALSLADEACYAAKEDGRNCVRAISPEGVMLK